The Enteractinococcus fodinae genome has a segment encoding these proteins:
- the rpsD gene encoding 30S ribosomal protein S4, which produces MAKGLRTRRTVRHSRALGIALTPKAEKYMERRPYGPGQHGRARRRADSDYSVRLKEKQRLRAIYNIREAQMVRYFNEARRRQGLAGENLVEMLESRLDALVLRAGFARTIAQARQLVVHQHILVDGQRVDRPSFQVKEGQMIHVAERSETMVPFQIAATGAHQEVLPDVPGYLDVEIDKLRASLVRAPKRAEIPVSIQENLVVEHYSR; this is translated from the coding sequence ATGGCTAAAGGTTTACGTACCCGCCGCACAGTGCGCCACTCTCGCGCACTTGGCATTGCACTGACTCCAAAAGCAGAAAAGTACATGGAGCGCCGCCCATACGGTCCAGGTCAGCACGGTCGTGCACGTCGTCGTGCAGACTCTGACTACTCGGTCCGTCTGAAAGAAAAGCAGCGTCTCCGCGCTATCTACAACATCCGTGAAGCCCAGATGGTCCGCTACTTCAACGAAGCACGCCGCCGTCAGGGTCTGGCCGGTGAAAACCTCGTCGAGATGCTGGAATCTCGTCTTGACGCTCTTGTGCTTCGTGCCGGTTTTGCTCGCACCATTGCTCAGGCCCGTCAGCTGGTTGTCCACCAGCACATCCTCGTCGATGGCCAGCGTGTTGACCGCCCATCATTCCAGGTTAAAGAAGGCCAGATGATTCATGTTGCAGAACGCAGCGAAACCATGGTGCCCTTCCAGATCGCAGCAACCGGGGCACACCAGGAAGTCTTGCCAGATGTGCCAGGCTACCTCGATGTAGAAATCGATAAGCTGCGTGCGAGCTTGGTTCGCGCACCAAAACGTGCCGAAATTCCAGTTTCTATCCAAGAAAACCTGGTCGTCGAGCACTACTCACGCTAA
- a CDS encoding replication-associated recombination protein A — protein sequence MQDLFSAAQPDDDHDSMQSAKTSASAPLAVRMRPRTLDEMVGQQHLLTPGSPLRKLTETSGPANVGPSSIMLYGPPGTGKTTLAHVISQAPDRKFVELSAISAGVKDVRRVMDQALDNRDLYGRTTILFLDEIHRFNKAQQDALLPGVENRWVVLVAATTENPSFSVVAPLMSRSIMLTLEPLSDDDIGVLIDRAVTEERGLNKTVELDDEARDYLIRMAQGDARRALTTLEAAAGVSLDQAQDTAHTPVVTLDQAAQAMDQAVLRYDKDGDQHYDVISAFIKSIRGSDVDAALHYLARMIHAGEDARYIARRLIVHASEDIGMADPTALQTAVAAAQAVQLIGMPEGRIPLAQAVVHLATAPKSNAAYQGIDQALADVRAGRAGAVPKPLRDAHYSGAKALGHGVGYKYPHSYPHSIVSQQYLPDELLGRQYYLPTNNGREHMLSERVERLRAVLYNQPSTDPPTSAESPATPRSETHSKTTADPDTAD from the coding sequence GTGCAAGATTTGTTCTCCGCGGCCCAGCCCGACGATGACCACGACTCGATGCAGAGCGCCAAGACCTCCGCTTCGGCGCCGTTGGCCGTGCGGATGCGCCCCCGTACGCTGGATGAAATGGTCGGTCAGCAGCATTTGCTCACCCCGGGTTCACCGCTGCGGAAACTCACCGAGACCAGCGGCCCCGCAAATGTGGGGCCATCGTCAATCATGCTGTACGGCCCACCCGGAACAGGCAAAACTACGCTAGCTCACGTCATTTCTCAGGCCCCGGACCGCAAGTTCGTCGAATTGTCCGCGATCTCAGCTGGCGTCAAGGACGTGCGACGGGTTATGGATCAGGCGCTGGATAACCGTGACCTCTACGGCCGCACCACCATCTTATTTCTCGACGAGATCCACCGGTTCAACAAGGCGCAGCAAGATGCGCTGCTCCCCGGGGTCGAAAACCGGTGGGTCGTACTCGTCGCGGCGACCACCGAAAACCCCTCCTTTTCCGTCGTGGCTCCTTTGATGTCGCGGTCAATCATGCTGACTTTAGAGCCACTGAGTGACGATGACATAGGTGTGCTCATCGACCGCGCCGTGACGGAAGAACGCGGGCTGAACAAGACCGTCGAACTTGATGACGAAGCACGCGACTATCTGATCCGGATGGCCCAAGGCGATGCACGGCGTGCGCTCACCACCCTCGAAGCGGCAGCCGGTGTGAGCCTCGATCAGGCCCAAGATACGGCACACACTCCGGTGGTGACGTTAGATCAAGCGGCGCAGGCAATGGACCAGGCCGTTTTGCGATATGACAAAGACGGCGACCAGCACTACGACGTGATTTCGGCATTCATTAAATCCATCCGCGGCTCAGATGTGGATGCTGCCTTACATTATTTAGCCCGCATGATTCACGCAGGCGAAGATGCTCGGTATATCGCTCGTCGACTCATTGTGCACGCTTCCGAGGATATCGGCATGGCTGATCCCACGGCACTCCAGACCGCTGTGGCAGCTGCTCAGGCGGTTCAGCTAATCGGTATGCCGGAAGGCCGGATCCCGCTTGCTCAAGCCGTCGTCCACTTAGCGACCGCGCCGAAATCTAATGCTGCCTACCAAGGCATAGATCAAGCGCTTGCCGACGTGCGCGCTGGACGTGCTGGGGCCGTTCCGAAACCACTACGAGATGCGCACTACTCGGGTGCGAAAGCTCTGGGCCACGGCGTGGGCTACAAGTACCCCCACTCGTATCCGCATTCGATCGTGAGCCAGCAATATTTGCCAGATGAGTTGTTGGGGCGGCAGTACTACCTGCCGACGAATAACGGCCGTGAACACATGTTGTCGGAGCGAGTCGAACGATTGCGCGCGGTGCTGTACAACCAGCCGAGCACTGACCCACCGACGAGTGCAGAGTCCCCAGCAACGCCACGGTCCGAAACCCACAGCAAGACGACAGCAGACCCCGATACCGCAGATTAG
- the dtd gene encoding D-aminoacyl-tRNA deacylase — protein MRAVIQVVSSASVTVEEQVVGQLPRPGLMILLGVHVDDTQTQADALVDKIVNLRILGDEQSALELQAPVMVVSQFTLNADVRKGRRPSWSKAARPEQSEPLYEYFLQRVRDQGLEVVTGQFGARMDVALVNTGPFTLVIDSDDLAAPRRGVT, from the coding sequence ATGCGTGCAGTAATACAAGTGGTTTCATCTGCCAGTGTCACGGTTGAAGAGCAGGTGGTGGGGCAGCTTCCGCGCCCCGGACTGATGATCTTATTGGGCGTCCACGTGGACGACACTCAAACACAAGCCGATGCCCTGGTAGACAAGATCGTCAACCTTCGGATCCTCGGCGACGAACAGTCCGCGCTCGAGTTACAAGCACCCGTGATGGTGGTATCGCAGTTCACCCTCAACGCCGATGTGCGTAAGGGACGGCGCCCGTCGTGGTCGAAGGCGGCCCGACCAGAACAATCGGAGCCGTTATACGAATACTTCCTGCAACGGGTTCGCGATCAGGGCTTGGAGGTAGTCACCGGTCAGTTCGGGGCGAGGATGGATGTAGCGCTGGTGAACACCGGACCTTTCACATTGGTGATTGATTCCGATGATTTGGCGGCCCCGCGACGTGGTGTGACATAA
- the aspS gene encoding aspartate--tRNA ligase has product MLRTHQLGKLNADHIGQTVTVTGWVARRRDHGGVAFLDLRDASGVAQIVVHDESQFDQLRNEYVLQVTAEVKARPEGSENRNIASGDVELFASEVVVLNTAAPLPFQIDEHVEVGEEVRLAHRYLDLRRPEPARIMRLRSEVNRVARNLLADQDYIEVETPTLTRSTPEGARDFLVPARLDPGSWYALPQSPQLFKQLLQVGGIERYYQIARCYRDEDFRADRQPEFTQLDIEASFVEQDDVIELAEQLLVSIWKLIGVDLPAPFPRITYHEAMDKYGTDKPDLRFGLELTEMTEYFKDTPFRVFQNEYVGAVVMPGGASQPRRQLDAWQEWAKQRGAHGLAYVLYKEDGELTGPVTRNISDAEREGLAAKVGANPGDAIFFAAGKPNESRALLGAARVEIAHRIGLIKPNSEVPAEEQDWSFVWVVDAPMFEPAEKAVAEGDVAVGDGAWTAVHHAFTSPKPEYMDTFDTNPGEALAYAYDIVANGNEIGGGSIRIHNQEVQKRVFNIMGISNEDAQEKFGFLLDAFQYGAPPHGGIAFGWDRIVALLAGTDSIREVIAFPKTGNGHDPLTDAPAPITEEQRAETGVDYVPEEDEEEATANA; this is encoded by the coding sequence GTGCTTCGCACCCATCAACTCGGCAAACTCAACGCCGACCACATCGGCCAGACTGTGACCGTGACAGGCTGGGTAGCCCGCCGTCGTGACCACGGTGGAGTAGCTTTCCTCGACCTGCGCGACGCCTCGGGTGTCGCGCAGATCGTGGTCCATGATGAATCGCAGTTTGATCAGCTGCGCAACGAATACGTTTTGCAGGTCACTGCGGAGGTTAAGGCTCGTCCCGAGGGGAGCGAGAACCGCAATATCGCCTCCGGTGACGTTGAACTCTTTGCCTCTGAAGTCGTGGTATTGAATACCGCAGCTCCGCTCCCATTTCAAATTGATGAGCATGTCGAAGTGGGCGAGGAAGTACGCTTGGCACACCGCTACCTCGACCTACGTCGCCCTGAACCGGCCCGCATCATGCGCCTGCGCTCGGAAGTCAACCGCGTCGCCCGAAACCTGTTGGCAGACCAGGATTACATTGAGGTGGAAACCCCAACGCTGACCCGGTCCACCCCTGAAGGTGCCCGAGATTTTCTGGTTCCGGCTCGGTTAGACCCGGGCTCCTGGTACGCCCTGCCACAATCCCCGCAGTTGTTCAAACAGTTGCTTCAAGTCGGCGGCATCGAACGGTACTACCAGATCGCACGCTGCTACAGAGACGAAGACTTCCGTGCCGACCGCCAGCCGGAATTCACCCAGCTCGATATAGAAGCGTCCTTTGTCGAACAGGACGACGTCATCGAGCTTGCTGAACAGTTGCTGGTCTCCATCTGGAAGCTTATCGGCGTGGACCTGCCTGCTCCGTTCCCGCGGATTACGTACCACGAGGCGATGGACAAATACGGCACGGACAAACCGGATCTGCGCTTCGGTTTAGAACTGACCGAGATGACCGAATATTTCAAAGACACCCCGTTCCGGGTATTCCAGAACGAATACGTCGGCGCGGTCGTCATGCCCGGCGGAGCCTCCCAGCCACGGCGCCAACTGGATGCCTGGCAAGAATGGGCAAAACAACGTGGCGCGCACGGTCTGGCCTATGTTCTGTACAAAGAAGACGGCGAACTCACCGGACCGGTTACGCGCAACATCTCAGATGCAGAGCGCGAGGGGCTGGCTGCCAAAGTCGGCGCCAACCCAGGTGATGCGATCTTCTTTGCCGCCGGGAAACCCAATGAATCCCGCGCCTTGCTGGGTGCCGCGCGCGTTGAAATCGCCCATCGGATCGGACTGATTAAACCGAACTCAGAAGTCCCAGCCGAAGAACAGGACTGGTCCTTTGTATGGGTAGTAGACGCCCCGATGTTCGAACCGGCCGAAAAAGCCGTAGCCGAAGGTGATGTGGCCGTGGGTGATGGCGCATGGACAGCAGTCCACCACGCCTTCACCTCGCCGAAACCAGAATATATGGACACCTTCGACACCAACCCGGGTGAAGCCTTGGCCTACGCCTATGACATCGTCGCCAACGGCAACGAAATCGGCGGCGGGTCGATCCGTATTCATAACCAAGAGGTACAAAAACGCGTCTTCAACATCATGGGCATTTCCAACGAAGACGCTCAAGAAAAATTTGGCTTCCTCCTGGACGCCTTCCAGTATGGAGCCCCACCGCACGGTGGTATTGCCTTTGGTTGGGACCGTATCGTGGCACTGTTAGCCGGCACCGACTCCATCCGTGAAGTCATTGCCTTCCCGAAGACCGGCAACGGTCACGACCCCCTCACCGATGCGCCCGCCCCGATTACCGAGGAACAACGCGCCGAAACCGGTGTCGACTACGTCCCCGAAGAAGACGAAGAAGAAGCCACCGCCAACGCATAA
- the hisS gene encoding histidine--tRNA ligase produces MSRKTSLSGFHEWLPQERLVELHVLHTLAEVFELHGFANIETRAVEPLGTLLRKGEIDKEVYTVSRIHDTEAPDPTDTSRLALHFDLTVPFARYVTENAGHLAFPFRRYQIQKVWRGERPQEGRAREFTQADIDIVGDGALDFRHDIDVALVMAEALSRLPIGQFLIRINNRKLAEGFYRGIGLEDTAGVLRNIDKLEKIGAAQVSQGLQDELGASPQQAEQALALAQIRAEDSSFVDEVRALGVQNELLDEGLRELAEVIDELHKRVPGTAVADLSIARGLDYYTGTVYETNLVGHEELGSICSGGRYDALATKGKRTFPGVGLSIGVTRLLSRLFSQQLVEASRSVPTTVYVALTSDEDWSAAQDIAQALRTRGIKTEVATKAEKFGKQIRHADRRGIPYVWFTTSENDIVTHEVKDIRSGEQVPADPNTWLPPQEDLTPQIKQLDPTHAAAQR; encoded by the coding sequence ATGTCCCGTAAGACTTCACTATCTGGATTCCACGAATGGCTACCGCAGGAACGCCTCGTTGAACTCCATGTGCTTCACACTTTGGCAGAAGTCTTTGAACTCCATGGATTTGCAAACATAGAGACCCGCGCAGTTGAACCACTGGGTACGCTCTTGCGCAAAGGTGAGATCGACAAAGAGGTCTACACGGTTTCTCGGATCCACGACACTGAAGCCCCAGACCCGACCGACACGTCGCGGCTGGCCTTACACTTCGACCTGACAGTACCGTTTGCCCGGTACGTGACAGAAAATGCGGGACACCTCGCGTTTCCCTTCCGCCGTTACCAAATCCAAAAAGTCTGGCGTGGTGAACGGCCCCAAGAAGGCCGTGCCCGGGAATTTACCCAGGCCGATATCGACATCGTGGGCGATGGCGCCCTGGACTTCCGCCATGACATCGACGTTGCCTTAGTTATGGCTGAGGCTCTATCACGCCTGCCGATCGGCCAGTTTCTCATACGAATCAATAACCGAAAACTGGCCGAGGGTTTCTACCGGGGGATTGGCCTGGAAGACACCGCTGGTGTGTTACGCAATATCGATAAGCTCGAAAAAATCGGGGCCGCACAAGTATCCCAGGGACTCCAAGATGAGCTTGGTGCAAGCCCCCAGCAGGCTGAGCAGGCATTAGCGCTTGCCCAGATTCGTGCCGAAGATTCATCCTTTGTCGACGAAGTCCGTGCACTCGGTGTGCAAAACGAGTTGCTCGACGAAGGACTGCGGGAACTCGCCGAGGTGATCGACGAGCTGCATAAACGGGTCCCGGGCACTGCCGTTGCTGATTTATCTATTGCGCGTGGACTGGACTATTACACCGGCACCGTCTACGAAACGAATCTTGTCGGCCACGAAGAGCTTGGTTCTATCTGTTCTGGGGGCCGGTACGACGCGCTGGCAACCAAAGGCAAACGCACCTTCCCCGGGGTGGGCTTATCCATCGGTGTAACACGCCTCTTATCCCGACTGTTCTCTCAGCAGCTTGTAGAGGCCAGTCGCAGCGTACCGACCACTGTGTACGTCGCTTTAACTTCGGACGAAGACTGGTCAGCGGCGCAAGATATCGCACAGGCATTGCGTACCCGAGGCATCAAGACCGAGGTGGCCACAAAGGCCGAAAAATTTGGCAAGCAAATTCGCCACGCAGATCGACGTGGCATACCGTATGTCTGGTTCACGACTTCGGAGAATGACATTGTCACGCACGAAGTCAAAGACATCCGTTCGGGTGAGCAAGTACCAGCAGATCCAAACACCTGGCTGCCCCCGCAGGAAGATCTGACACCCCAGATCAAACAACTTGACCCAACCCATGCGGCAGCTCAACGGTAG
- a CDS encoding DUF349 domain-containing protein: MTTSQQPDAPKPAAPKPGVVTPAAVTPVAPVAPTPAYTSDIEEAKQFAEVSAEGVVTLLDGDEKVEVGQVPDASEQDALAYYVRKYDEVMTQLQLLKQRLDTDVANQELEKTLNQIDELIIARQMVGDMTKLREFSKQLRDQLAERRAKQQAEREKALAEQQAAREKIVERAEKLAEQDPDKTQWKHSTAQMRQLFDEWRDVQKSGPRLPRATEDDLWKRFRSARNTFEKNRRAFFSQLDARNAEAKKTKEDLIARAEALQDSTDWGPTTLKYRDLMNEWKKSPRASRKDDDALWTRFRAAQDVFFQARDAANAEVDREYEANLKVKEQILQDAQQHLPFKNLETARKVMQDVRKRWDDAGRVPRKDMSRMEGELSKLERAFNELEQEHWRKTDPETKARTNSALVQLEESIAQLEADLAAAQEAGDEQKIAAAQEALDARRQWLDVVRAAGE, encoded by the coding sequence GTGACAACTAGTCAACAACCCGACGCCCCAAAACCAGCGGCTCCAAAACCAGGCGTAGTAACTCCTGCAGCAGTAACTCCGGTTGCTCCTGTAGCGCCGACTCCGGCCTACACCTCGGATATCGAGGAAGCTAAGCAATTTGCTGAGGTTTCTGCCGAAGGTGTCGTCACGCTGCTTGATGGCGACGAAAAGGTCGAGGTCGGTCAAGTGCCCGATGCATCTGAACAGGATGCTCTGGCATATTACGTGCGCAAGTATGACGAGGTGATGACGCAACTCCAACTGTTGAAACAGCGTCTTGACACTGATGTAGCGAATCAGGAACTCGAAAAAACGCTAAATCAAATTGATGAACTCATCATCGCACGCCAGATGGTCGGAGACATGACGAAACTGCGGGAATTCTCCAAGCAGCTTCGGGATCAACTTGCAGAACGTCGTGCAAAACAGCAAGCAGAGCGTGAAAAGGCACTCGCGGAACAACAGGCCGCACGAGAAAAAATCGTGGAACGTGCCGAGAAACTGGCTGAGCAAGATCCTGACAAGACCCAGTGGAAACACTCCACAGCTCAGATGCGTCAACTATTCGATGAATGGCGTGACGTGCAAAAGTCGGGCCCACGGTTGCCCCGCGCTACCGAAGACGACTTGTGGAAGCGGTTCCGTTCAGCCCGTAATACATTTGAAAAAAACCGGCGCGCTTTCTTCTCACAGCTCGATGCACGCAATGCTGAAGCTAAGAAGACCAAAGAAGACCTGATCGCTCGGGCTGAAGCTTTGCAGGACTCCACCGACTGGGGTCCCACCACCTTGAAATACCGCGACCTCATGAATGAGTGGAAGAAATCTCCACGAGCATCGCGCAAAGACGATGATGCGCTGTGGACACGTTTCCGTGCAGCTCAGGATGTGTTCTTTCAAGCTCGTGATGCGGCCAACGCTGAAGTTGACCGTGAATACGAAGCGAATTTGAAGGTCAAAGAGCAGATTCTTCAAGATGCACAGCAGCACCTGCCGTTCAAGAACTTGGAGACGGCTCGCAAGGTTATGCAAGATGTGAGAAAGCGCTGGGACGATGCCGGGCGGGTACCACGCAAAGATATGTCCAGGATGGAAGGCGAGCTATCGAAATTAGAACGCGCCTTCAATGAACTCGAGCAGGAACACTGGCGGAAGACTGATCCGGAGACCAAGGCTCGGACCAATTCAGCCCTGGTGCAGCTCGAAGAGAGCATAGCCCAGCTCGAAGCCGACCTGGCAGCCGCTCAAGAAGCCGGTGATGAGCAGAAAATTGCAGCGGCCCAGGAGGCCCTGGACGCACGCCGTCAGTGGCTGGATGTCGTTCGGGCCGCAGGGGAATAA
- a CDS encoding RelA/SpoT family protein, translated as MTPRGGTVASTQPASHDRKQKGAAETTPARGFGRFARLTGRGYSPLLEPLIRTLKVRHPKDDITPIIRAFNVANYHHREQFRKSGDPYITHPVAVATILAELGLTGETLIAALLHDTVEDTDYTLEQLTKDFGPDVALLVDGVTKLDRVEFGSAAEAETVRKMIIAMAKDVRVLMIKLADRLHNARTWRYVAPESSARKAKETLEIYAALAHRLGLNTIKWELEDLSFAALWPKVYAEIVRLVGERTPQRQKIVANLTEQVEKELRSVKIRATVTGRSKHYYSIYQKMQEQDKEFNEIYDLLGIRVLVESVRDCYAVLGALHARWSPIPGRFKDYIAMPKFNMYQSLHTTVIGPGGKRVEIQIRTHEMHHRAEYGVAAHWIYKRAGSAEAQTPGWLKTVLDWQQDASDPNDFLDSLRTEIGSSEVYVFTPKGEIKALPSGSTPVDFAYSVHTQVGHRTVGARVNDRLVPLNTVLNHGDSVEIFTDKDENAGPSQDWLGFVRSGRARNRIRHWFSKERRDEVIERGKELLTKEARKHTLPLQQMLSTDTLSQVVERLNYEDIQALYAAVGEGSISLQNVFKHIEQILVPEDERPEPEPDTVAIPTIPHPSRHTDSGIVVPGAGDVMAKLARCCTPVPSDEIIGFVTRGSGISVHRKDCLNIVNTPERDRILEVQWAPSSDATFNVDILVLALDRKQLLSDLTAVLSDHHVNILSANVKTRRDRVAETSFVFEMGDTDHLDHLMNAVRQVDGVYDVYRRSDRKKSTS; from the coding sequence ATGACCCCGAGGGGAGGGACCGTGGCTTCAACTCAGCCCGCTTCGCATGACCGAAAGCAAAAGGGCGCTGCCGAGACAACCCCGGCGCGGGGTTTTGGCCGGTTCGCCCGCTTGACAGGGCGCGGTTACTCACCGCTGCTTGAACCACTGATACGCACCCTGAAGGTTCGCCACCCCAAAGACGACATCACCCCCATCATCCGCGCCTTTAACGTCGCGAATTATCATCATCGCGAGCAATTCCGAAAATCTGGCGACCCATACATTACCCACCCCGTTGCAGTGGCAACTATTTTGGCCGAACTTGGGTTGACCGGTGAAACGTTGATCGCTGCGCTGCTGCACGACACCGTGGAAGACACTGACTACACCCTCGAACAGCTCACCAAAGACTTTGGCCCCGATGTAGCGCTGCTCGTTGATGGCGTCACGAAATTGGATCGCGTGGAATTTGGTTCAGCCGCCGAAGCGGAAACTGTGCGCAAAATGATCATCGCCATGGCCAAAGATGTGCGCGTGTTGATGATCAAGCTTGCAGACCGTTTGCATAACGCCAGAACCTGGCGGTACGTAGCTCCAGAGTCGTCTGCACGTAAGGCGAAAGAAACCTTGGAGATCTACGCGGCCCTGGCGCACCGACTGGGTCTGAACACCATTAAGTGGGAACTTGAAGATCTGTCGTTTGCTGCGCTGTGGCCGAAGGTATACGCCGAGATCGTACGGCTGGTGGGGGAGCGCACGCCACAACGACAGAAGATTGTCGCGAACCTGACCGAACAGGTTGAGAAAGAGCTTCGTTCCGTTAAGATCCGAGCCACGGTGACAGGTCGGTCGAAACATTATTATTCGATCTACCAAAAAATGCAGGAACAAGACAAAGAGTTCAACGAGATTTACGACTTGCTGGGCATCCGTGTGCTCGTTGAGTCAGTACGTGACTGTTATGCAGTCCTCGGTGCATTACATGCGCGGTGGTCACCGATTCCTGGTCGCTTCAAAGACTATATCGCGATGCCGAAGTTCAACATGTATCAGTCGTTACATACCACGGTTATCGGACCTGGTGGCAAGCGAGTCGAAATTCAGATCAGGACTCATGAAATGCACCACCGCGCTGAATACGGCGTCGCTGCCCACTGGATCTATAAGCGCGCGGGTAGTGCTGAGGCACAAACTCCCGGTTGGCTCAAAACCGTGCTGGACTGGCAACAAGATGCTTCTGATCCGAATGATTTTCTCGATTCACTACGCACGGAGATTGGCTCCTCCGAGGTCTATGTCTTTACACCTAAGGGCGAGATCAAGGCTCTTCCCTCCGGGTCAACACCTGTCGATTTCGCCTATAGTGTGCACACCCAGGTGGGTCACCGCACCGTAGGCGCACGGGTCAATGACCGCCTCGTGCCGTTGAACACGGTCTTGAACCACGGCGACTCTGTCGAGATATTCACCGACAAGGACGAAAATGCCGGCCCCTCGCAAGACTGGTTGGGTTTTGTGCGCTCCGGGCGTGCGCGTAACCGTATTCGCCACTGGTTTTCCAAAGAGCGTCGTGATGAGGTTATCGAACGTGGCAAAGAACTGCTCACGAAGGAAGCGCGCAAGCACACCTTACCCTTGCAACAGATGCTGAGCACCGACACCCTGAGTCAGGTTGTCGAGCGGTTGAACTATGAAGACATCCAGGCGCTGTATGCTGCTGTCGGCGAGGGCTCCATCTCCTTGCAGAATGTGTTTAAACATATTGAGCAGATTCTTGTACCGGAAGATGAAAGACCAGAACCGGAACCGGATACTGTCGCCATCCCAACCATCCCACACCCATCCCGCCACACCGACTCAGGTATTGTCGTGCCCGGTGCGGGAGATGTCATGGCGAAGTTGGCCCGCTGTTGTACGCCGGTTCCATCCGATGAGATTATCGGTTTCGTGACCCGTGGGTCTGGTATTTCTGTGCATCGGAAAGATTGTTTGAACATCGTCAACACCCCTGAACGGGATAGGATCCTCGAGGTACAGTGGGCCCCGAGTTCGGACGCAACCTTCAACGTTGATATTTTGGTATTGGCGCTTGACCGAAAGCAGCTGTTATCCGACCTCACAGCAGTACTTTCGGATCATCACGTCAATATATTAAGCGCAAATGTGAAAACCCGGCGCGACAGGGTAGCGGAGACAAGTTTTGTCTTTGAAATGGGCGACACCGATCATCTTGATCATCTGATGAATGCCGTGCGGCAAGTCGATGGTGTGTATGATGTGTACCGCCGTTCAGACCGTAAAAAGTCTACTTCGTGA
- the secF gene encoding protein translocase subunit SecF: MSRLATWGNELYTGKTSYPFVHKWKTWFVVALILLAAAGGITALRGGFNLGIEFRGGSEFTVSAVENTDPLIGEQAVAEVIPEAEATATNIAPGTIRVQTAELTDEQTLQVASNLEDGYNVSADQVTSNFVGPTWGAAVSEQMFIGLIVFLVLVALYLAFYFRTWKMSAAAIIGLIYVVMLTVGIYGAVGFEVTPPAIIGFLLILSYSLYDTVVVFDKIRENTQRLEEDRTRTFSELVNLAVNQTLVRSITTSIVGILPVGSILFIGAGLLGAGTLRDISLSIFVGIIVGTVATLFIQAPLYALFRRNDDSIRQRDQRILRQRNTGNADIALDDEASTNTAT; encoded by the coding sequence ATGAGTCGCTTAGCAACGTGGGGGAATGAGCTCTATACGGGCAAGACCTCGTACCCGTTTGTGCACAAATGGAAGACATGGTTTGTTGTAGCTCTGATTCTGTTGGCCGCAGCCGGTGGCATTACTGCATTGCGCGGCGGATTCAACTTGGGCATCGAGTTCCGTGGGGGATCCGAATTCACCGTCTCAGCTGTGGAGAATACCGATCCGCTCATTGGTGAACAAGCCGTTGCCGAAGTCATCCCCGAAGCGGAGGCAACCGCGACCAATATCGCTCCCGGTACGATTCGGGTGCAGACCGCCGAGCTGACAGATGAACAAACCCTTCAAGTGGCAAGCAACCTCGAGGATGGTTATAACGTCTCAGCTGACCAAGTCACCTCGAACTTCGTGGGTCCGACATGGGGTGCCGCGGTATCCGAACAAATGTTTATCGGGCTTATTGTCTTTCTCGTCCTGGTAGCCCTATATCTAGCGTTCTACTTCCGCACCTGGAAGATGTCAGCTGCCGCTATTATCGGCCTCATCTATGTCGTCATGCTCACGGTGGGTATTTACGGCGCAGTAGGATTCGAGGTCACACCGCCGGCGATTATCGGGTTCCTATTAATCTTGTCGTACTCGCTCTACGACACCGTCGTCGTCTTCGATAAGATCCGAGAAAATACTCAGCGTCTCGAAGAAGACCGGACACGAACCTTCAGCGAGTTGGTTAATCTCGCGGTTAACCAGACTCTAGTTCGTTCCATTACCACGTCCATCGTGGGTATCTTGCCGGTCGGGTCTATCCTGTTCATCGGTGCTGGGCTGCTGGGTGCCGGCACGCTGCGTGATATTTCCCTGTCCATTTTCGTCGGTATCATCGTCGGTACGGTCGCCACCTTGTTCATCCAAGCACCGCTGTATGCACTCTTCCGTCGAAACGATGACAGTATCCGTCAACGCGACCAACGCATCCTGCGTCAGCGCAATACTGGCAACGCGGACATCGCTCTCGACGACGAGGCGTCAACAAATACCGCTACCTAA